A window of Reinekea marina contains these coding sequences:
- the dinG gene encoding ATP-dependent DNA helicase DinG translates to MLTDTVKSTIQSAYSHYLDARELKSRYGQKHMLAQIARSLSRMEVDSEGNKIGQAPIAVIEAGTGTGKTVGYALSAIPMAQAFEKKLVIATATVALQEQVVNKDIPDIEKNTNLKFKAVLAKGRGRYLCTHKLEQLIQFYSGTVVAMSLFEETMEADEATLNIYNELMTDFGRGAWSGDRDQLPEKVDDKIWQTLTSTHRECLNRRCPHFQNCPFFEARNELEEADVIIANHDLVMADLSLGGGAILPAPEDTIYIFDEGHHLPDKALMHFASQLTAKYMLNQFEQWKKQVPKLRLELNYGEKSEYLLDQVVDELSAAHQHLAFAWQALQPWYHRLDRDNNTLTLLQPEQIEEFSAILEPLNHPFTQLFLAIVALEENIRKRLASAQDIEEKDHLQNAMPVVGRWLQRMEPAKTLVSNWLQEDSPDYAPIARWVERLDTPENQDLVLNTSPVSANHVLRSYLWNRCSAAIVTSATLTIEGKFDRFLNQAGLKDDSDVLRVDSPFDYQNAVTAKIPAIAVDAAKKTEHTASIIELIETQLPKETGNLVLFSSRAQMHETYEGLSEEWQKIVTLQDDLPKSMLISHHKERLEGGAGSTLFGLASLAEGVDLPGNYLTHLVIAKLPFGTPDDPITATLSQWLEQKRLNPFQLVTLPSAIIRLVQACGRLVRNENDTGTIWFMDRRIIEKRYGKSVMRSLPSYRWEIE, encoded by the coding sequence ATGTTAACTGACACTGTAAAATCGACCATTCAATCGGCATATTCACACTATCTTGACGCTCGCGAGCTTAAATCTCGTTACGGACAAAAACACATGCTGGCTCAGATAGCCCGCAGTTTGTCGCGAATGGAAGTCGATAGCGAGGGCAATAAAATTGGTCAAGCGCCAATAGCGGTTATTGAAGCCGGTACTGGTACCGGTAAAACCGTCGGCTATGCTTTAAGTGCTATTCCTATGGCTCAAGCTTTTGAAAAGAAATTGGTTATCGCCACCGCGACAGTGGCGTTGCAAGAGCAGGTCGTCAATAAAGACATCCCGGATATAGAAAAGAATACCAATTTAAAGTTTAAAGCGGTGCTCGCAAAAGGCCGCGGTCGCTATTTGTGCACACACAAACTGGAGCAGCTGATTCAGTTCTACAGCGGCACTGTGGTGGCGATGTCTTTGTTTGAAGAGACTATGGAAGCCGATGAGGCCACATTAAATATATACAATGAACTTATGACCGATTTTGGTCGAGGTGCATGGAGTGGTGATCGGGATCAGTTGCCAGAGAAAGTGGATGATAAAATTTGGCAAACCCTAACATCGACGCACCGTGAATGTTTGAATAGACGTTGTCCGCATTTTCAGAATTGCCCATTCTTTGAGGCTAGAAACGAGCTAGAAGAAGCCGATGTAATCATCGCCAACCACGATTTAGTGATGGCCGATTTATCCCTCGGTGGCGGTGCAATTTTACCGGCACCCGAGGACACGATTTATATTTTTGATGAAGGTCACCATTTACCCGATAAAGCCCTGATGCATTTTGCCAGTCAACTGACGGCTAAGTATATGTTGAACCAATTCGAGCAGTGGAAGAAGCAAGTGCCTAAGCTGCGTTTAGAGTTGAATTATGGTGAGAAATCGGAGTACTTACTCGATCAGGTTGTTGATGAGCTGAGCGCCGCTCACCAGCACTTGGCATTTGCTTGGCAGGCATTGCAGCCTTGGTATCACCGCCTAGATAGAGACAACAATACGTTAACATTACTGCAACCTGAGCAAATAGAAGAATTTTCAGCCATATTAGAACCGTTGAATCACCCATTTACTCAGCTATTTCTAGCGATTGTTGCTTTAGAAGAGAATATTCGAAAACGGTTAGCCTCTGCGCAAGATATTGAAGAAAAAGACCACCTTCAAAACGCCATGCCCGTGGTTGGACGTTGGCTTCAACGAATGGAGCCAGCAAAGACTCTAGTTTCAAATTGGTTGCAAGAAGACTCACCCGATTACGCCCCAATAGCACGTTGGGTTGAACGGTTAGACACCCCAGAAAACCAAGATTTAGTCTTAAATACCAGCCCAGTATCGGCGAATCATGTTTTAAGAAGTTATTTGTGGAATCGTTGCAGCGCGGCCATTGTCACGTCTGCCACACTCACTATTGAGGGTAAATTCGATCGCTTTTTGAATCAAGCCGGTCTAAAAGATGACTCGGATGTACTGCGAGTAGATAGTCCGTTTGATTACCAAAATGCAGTAACCGCTAAAATACCGGCGATTGCTGTTGATGCAGCTAAAAAGACTGAGCACACCGCGTCTATAATCGAACTCATTGAAACGCAATTGCCTAAAGAAACCGGTAACCTGGTGCTGTTTTCATCACGTGCTCAAATGCATGAAACCTATGAAGGCTTAAGTGAAGAATGGCAGAAAATTGTTACCTTACAAGACGACCTTCCAAAATCAATGCTCATCAGTCACCACAAGGAACGTTTGGAGGGTGGGGCCGGTTCTACGTTGTTTGGGTTGGCCAGCTTAGCCGAAGGGGTAGATTTACCCGGTAACTATTTAACACATTTAGTGATAGCTAAATTGCCTTTTGGTACACCAGATGACCCGATTACGGCAACACTCTCGCAGTGGTTAGAGCAAAAACGGCTCAATCCTTTTCAGTTAGTGACGTTGCCATCAGCCATTATTCGATTGGTGCAAGCGTGTGGGCGTTTAGTTCGTAATGAAAATGATACTGGCACCATTTGGTTTATGGATCGCCGGATAATTGAAAAACGCTATGGAAAGAGTGTCATGCGTTCATTACCCAGTTACCGTTGGGAAATTGAATAA
- a CDS encoding KdsC family phosphatase — translation MEISSELNKKLSKLSLVVFDVDGVLTDGKLYYTEQGEAIKVFHVRDGVGLKLLSDMGIQVAIVTAKDSKMVAKRISELGIKYYFPGVKNKQNKVTELASKLGLPLEEVAFVGDDMVDIPAINVVGVSMCPSDAYDYVLENVDYIVPKKGGEGVARHVCDLLLKAQGKYKLAYEKSMSADFERKRTI, via the coding sequence ATGGAAATTTCAAGCGAGCTAAATAAAAAACTGTCCAAACTGTCGTTAGTCGTATTTGATGTCGATGGTGTTTTAACAGATGGTAAACTGTATTACACCGAACAAGGTGAAGCTATCAAGGTGTTTCACGTTCGTGATGGTGTTGGCCTAAAGTTATTGTCTGATATGGGTATTCAAGTTGCCATTGTTACTGCAAAAGATTCTAAAATGGTGGCAAAGCGTATTAGTGAGTTGGGTATTAAGTATTACTTTCCGGGTGTTAAAAATAAACAAAACAAAGTGACTGAATTGGCTTCGAAACTGGGATTACCATTAGAAGAAGTAGCTTTTGTAGGCGACGATATGGTCGATATTCCTGCCATCAACGTTGTTGGGGTGTCTATGTGTCCGAGTGATGCATACGATTACGTACTTGAAAATGTTGATTACATTGTGCCCAAGAAGGGCGGTGAAGGTGTAGCACGTCATGTATGTGACCTTCTTTTGAAAGCTCAAGGCAAATACAAATTAGCTTACGAAAAATCTATGTCGGCCGATTTTGAACGCAAAAGAACGATATAG
- the kdsA gene encoding 3-deoxy-8-phosphooctulonate synthase has product MQQRVVSIGDIACGNDQPFTLFGGINVLESRDLALRAAESYVNVTESLNIPYVFKASFDKANRSSINSFRGPGLEEGLKILQEIKETYNVPIITDIHEPYQAQPAAEVVDIIQLPAFLSRQTDLVSAMAKTKAIINIKKAQFLAPHEMQHILNKFQEAGNDKLILCERGTSFGYNNLVVDMLGFGIMKETGFPVIFDVTHALQKPGGRTDSADGRRSQVTDLAKAGMSQKIAGLFLEAHPDPTKAKCDGPSALPLDMLKPFLEQVKAIDDVTKSLPDIITG; this is encoded by the coding sequence ATGCAACAACGAGTCGTTTCAATTGGTGATATAGCCTGCGGTAATGATCAACCTTTTACCCTATTTGGCGGAATAAACGTACTAGAGAGCCGAGACTTAGCCTTACGCGCGGCAGAATCTTACGTAAATGTCACCGAAAGCTTGAATATTCCTTATGTGTTTAAAGCCAGCTTCGACAAAGCGAACCGTAGCTCAATTAATAGCTTTAGAGGCCCAGGCTTAGAAGAAGGCCTGAAAATTCTTCAAGAAATCAAAGAAACCTACAATGTGCCTATTATCACGGACATTCACGAGCCATATCAAGCTCAACCGGCTGCTGAAGTGGTTGATATTATTCAGTTACCCGCATTTTTGTCGCGCCAGACCGATTTAGTATCTGCTATGGCGAAAACCAAAGCCATTATCAACATTAAAAAAGCACAATTCCTAGCCCCACATGAAATGCAGCATATTTTGAATAAATTCCAAGAGGCTGGTAACGACAAACTTATCTTATGTGAGCGCGGCACCAGCTTTGGTTACAATAACCTGGTTGTCGATATGTTGGGTTTCGGCATCATGAAAGAAACGGGGTTCCCTGTAATATTCGATGTAACCCACGCCCTTCAAAAGCCAGGCGGACGAACAGATTCAGCCGATGGTCGTCGCAGCCAAGTAACCGATCTAGCAAAAGCTGGAATGTCTCAAAAGATTGCCGGTTTATTCTTAGAAGCGCACCCAGACCCAACCAAAGCCAAATGTGACGGCCCGTCGGCTCTCCCATTAGATATGCTTAAGCCTTTCTTAGAACAAGTAAAAGCCATTGATGATGTGACGAAATCGCTGCCAGATATTATTACTGGGTAA